A stretch of the Pedobacter sp. MC2016-14 genome encodes the following:
- a CDS encoding peptidylprolyl isomerase — translation MKKILLIAGGLFCLFLNVQAQRKNIDKVVAVLGNNIILLSELNQQYAQYLNSGNPNNETVKCYLLQQMLVQKLLKQQAEIDSVMVDDNQVDNELDRRMRSQIQRAGGQDRLEQFLNKSVLQYKDEIRPDVKDQLIAQKMQGKITENVSITPLEVQKYYSSYKKDSLPDIPTEFEIGEIVLHPELTKAEKQKFHDKIDALRLRVKSGEDFGFLAKTYSEDPGSAPDGGDLGFFDRTVMAKEFTAMAFKLKAGEVSPVFETEFGFHILQVIERRGEQVHARHILVHPLTTPQSLDRVKLHADSIYNNLTATVAAKKLPFSAAASMYSDNKETKYNGGMMLYYDGVSERTTFIPADKVDPTVFLTVDTMKVGSISKPVMFTGADGKEGYKILFLKSKIAPHKGNLDQDYAKFKNKAQEQKNDRVLSEWFEKRRESTYIKIDEDYTTCNELKLWTKATTPSK, via the coding sequence ATGAAGAAAATTTTATTGATAGCAGGCGGGTTATTCTGTTTGTTTTTAAATGTACAAGCTCAAAGAAAAAACATAGATAAAGTGGTTGCCGTTTTGGGAAATAACATTATCCTGCTATCTGAATTGAACCAGCAATATGCCCAATACCTGAATTCGGGAAATCCGAATAATGAAACCGTAAAATGCTACCTGCTCCAGCAGATGCTGGTACAAAAACTATTGAAACAACAGGCCGAAATTGACTCGGTGATGGTGGATGACAACCAGGTAGACAATGAGCTTGACCGCAGAATGCGTTCTCAAATTCAGCGTGCAGGTGGACAAGACCGTTTGGAACAGTTTTTAAATAAATCTGTTCTTCAATACAAAGATGAGATCAGACCAGACGTAAAAGACCAGTTGATTGCGCAAAAAATGCAGGGGAAAATCACGGAGAATGTGAGCATCACCCCACTGGAAGTTCAAAAATATTATAGTTCTTATAAAAAAGACAGTCTTCCTGATATCCCTACAGAATTTGAAATCGGAGAAATTGTATTACACCCGGAATTAACTAAAGCAGAGAAACAAAAATTTCATGATAAGATTGATGCTTTAAGACTTAGGGTAAAAAGTGGAGAAGATTTTGGCTTTCTGGCTAAAACCTATTCAGAAGATCCGGGGTCAGCACCTGATGGTGGTGATTTAGGTTTCTTTGACAGGACGGTAATGGCGAAAGAATTTACGGCTATGGCCTTTAAACTAAAAGCCGGAGAAGTATCTCCTGTATTTGAAACCGAATTTGGTTTTCACATTTTACAGGTGATAGAACGCCGTGGTGAGCAGGTACATGCCAGACATATCCTGGTGCATCCATTAACTACCCCGCAGAGTTTAGACCGGGTTAAATTGCATGCAGACAGTATTTACAACAACCTTACCGCTACGGTAGCCGCTAAGAAACTTCCATTCTCCGCTGCTGCTTCCATGTATTCAGACAATAAAGAGACCAAATACAATGGTGGTATGATGTTATATTACGATGGTGTAAGTGAGCGAACTACTTTTATTCCAGCAGATAAAGTAGATCCAACGGTCTTCCTTACTGTAGATACCATGAAAGTTGGCAGCATTTCTAAGCCGGTAATGTTTACAGGTGCCGATGGCAAAGAAGGTTACAAAATATTATTCCTGAAGTCTAAAATAGCACCACATAAAGGCAACCTGGATCAGGACTATGCCAAGTTCAAAAATAAAGCCCAGGAACAAAAAAATGACCGAGTTTTAAGTGAGTGGTTCGAAAAACGCAGGGAAAGCACTTATATAAAAATAGATGAGGATTATACTACCTGCAATGAATTAAAACTCTGGACTAAAGCAACAACCCCCTCTAAATAA
- a CDS encoding MoxR family ATPase, with protein MAFNNDIEAVDALHQSYKAIKNEIGKVVIGQDEVVKSVLISIFSNGHCLLVGVPGLAKTLLVQTVAGVLDLNFNRIQFTPDLMPSDIIGAEILGEDRTFKFIKGPVFSNIVLADEINRTPPKTQAALLEAMQEKSVTAAGHKHILPKPFFVLATQNPIEQEGTYPLPEAQLDRFMFNVQLGYPTFEDELTIVKNTTSNHTSVLKKIINADQIQYFQDLIRNIPVTDHVLEYAVKLAGKTRPHTPLATEEVNKYINWGAGPRASQFLVLGAKCHAAISGKYAPDTEDVQAVATAILRHRIVRNYRAEAEGLSIEHIIKNLF; from the coding sequence ATGGCATTTAACAATGATATCGAAGCCGTAGATGCGCTTCATCAGTCTTACAAAGCGATAAAAAATGAGATTGGTAAAGTTGTCATCGGGCAGGATGAGGTTGTTAAATCTGTATTGATCTCTATTTTTAGTAACGGGCATTGTTTGCTGGTGGGCGTACCTGGCTTAGCCAAAACCTTACTGGTTCAAACTGTTGCCGGGGTATTGGATTTAAATTTTAACAGGATCCAGTTTACACCAGACCTTATGCCCAGTGATATCATTGGAGCAGAAATATTAGGAGAAGACAGGACTTTTAAGTTTATTAAAGGCCCTGTTTTTTCTAACATTGTACTTGCTGATGAGATTAACCGTACACCTCCAAAAACCCAGGCAGCCTTACTGGAAGCCATGCAGGAAAAGTCGGTTACGGCAGCGGGCCATAAACACATTTTACCCAAACCATTTTTTGTGCTGGCCACTCAAAATCCTATTGAGCAGGAAGGCACCTATCCATTACCGGAGGCGCAACTTGACCGGTTTATGTTTAATGTGCAACTGGGCTACCCTACTTTTGAGGATGAGCTGACCATTGTTAAAAACACCACCAGTAACCATACTTCAGTATTAAAGAAAATTATCAATGCTGATCAGATTCAATATTTTCAGGACCTGATTAGAAATATCCCGGTTACGGATCATGTATTGGAATATGCGGTTAAGTTAGCCGGCAAAACCCGTCCACATACGCCACTGGCTACCGAAGAGGTAAACAAATACATCAACTGGGGTGCTGGACCAAGGGCTTCTCAATTCCTTGTATTGGGTGCCAAATGCCATGCTGCAATTTCAGGCAAATATGCGCCGGATACAGAAGATGTGCAAGCTGTGGCTACAGCCATATTGAGGCACCGCATTGTACGAAATTACCGCGCAGAGGCCGAGGGCCTGAGTATAGAACACATCATTAAAAATCTATTTTAG